The sequence below is a genomic window from Ignavibacteria bacterium.
TACAAGAACTTATCGCCTCCAACAAAGATGCTTTTAATGTTTCAGACACCATAAGAATGGTCTACTCTTATGTAAGCCTTGCTTCTTTATATATTTTAAAACGCGACTATAAAAACGCAGAAGCATGTTTGAATAGAGGATTTACTTTAGAATCGAGGCGCCTACGCCCCCAAAACATGACTCCATTATTCTTTACCAAAGGGGAGTTTCATTATTATCAATCTGAGTTTGATTCTTCCTTGTACTATTTTAAAAAGGCAGAAGAGACGAATGAACTTTTCGGCAGTATCGAGCTTGCGGAAAAAATCAGCGGGCACACCGCTTTAGCGTACAGTAAAAAAGATGACTACAGAAACGCATGGAAAGCGGAAGTTATTCATAAGCAGATACAGGATTCTCTTCAATCGAAAAAGAAATTATATGCGGGTCTGCAGTTTATTTCTGATGACCTGCTTAATAAAAATAAAAATATGTTATCCGAAATAGAAGCGCGGCAAAAGTTTATGTTAGCGGCAATCTTACTGCTGGCTATTTCGGCATTAACTATTTTCATATTCTATATTAGATTAAAAAAAGTGCAGCGAAGTTTGGACGGCAAAAATATAGAGTTAAAAGAAGTTCAGAAGGAGGCAGAAAACAGCGCACAGCCTGCAGAAGCCGATGAAAATAATAAACCGGAGCAGAGCCCAGAATTATCTAATTCCGCCGTCAGTGAATCAGAATTATTGAAGATAAAATGGTTTATCGCATTTCTGGAAGAGGAGATGAATTTAAGACATTATTACACGGAAAAGGATATCACATTGGATATTCTTGCCGATCGGCTTAATGTAAATAGATCTTTTTTGTCTAAAGCGATCAACCAAACCTATAATCTCCACTTCAACGCATACATAAATAATTTAAGGATCAAGCGCGCGATATTAATGCTGTCGAATCCCGAAGAGAAAAAAAAATACACCCTCGAAGGAATTGCCGCTAAAGTCGGCTTTCATAATCGCGGAACTTTTAACCTCGCATTTAAACAATATACCGGGACAACCGCTACTGCTTCTGTAAGGGAATTGCAAGCTAAGACGACAGTGTAAGCGAGATAAGACTCGCACCCTCATTTCGATACGTCCGAATGGCTTCGGACTACTCAATGACTCTCGAGTCGTCATCACGAGCGGAGCGAAGTGATCTGCGTCCATTGCCCGCAGTTGTCCCGTCCATCACGGCAAATATTCCCGAATGAATTTCTTTTTGAATTTGCAGAAGATCGACCAAAGTTTTATGAATCCATGAGTGAGTGTAATGTCTTTTCGTATTTAATAAACCGCCAAAAGCATTTTTCATTGCACCGGTAGTAGTTGTGTAAATGTGACATTTTACAGTTGGGAGATGAATGATGTTTTTGCCAAGAAAATAATCCGGTATCGTAATTCCCTCAGGATAAATATGATTCAAAACGAGCATCTTGCCTTCTGGCTCAAAACGAATCCATTTCATATCCTCATCTTTGAAATTGAAGAGGACGGGAATGTTATACCTCTTGAAAATCGGGACGTACTTGTTTAAGTCCTCACCCTTGAAAGCATCCGTAACGACGGTCTTGTTTTGAATACAAACTTGCTCGTTGAATCCAAATTTCTTTAATGCGAGAATTGTTCCTTCCAGCTGCCATGGAGTTGTATTTGCACCCGGAAATGGAAAATGCCAGGATATATTATTCTTTAGAATTGTTGTTGCCGATTTATCTTAAAAATTTTCGAACTCTGCTAATTTCAGCAATCGTTCATAATTTTGTTAAACGGATTCCGGTTTAGTTCTTAATACTGAGACTTTTGATTTTTGCATTGCTACTTTTTCTTTTTATTTAAATATAAAAATAATTTATCAGTCGAAAAAATCACATTTACGATCCGTCAGCTTACGTACGATTGACGAATTACGATTTACGATAGAAGATTTACGATTTATATACAATTTAATCGTACTTCGTAATTCGTACTTCGTACTTCTTAAATACGATTTATGATTGACAATTTACGATATTCCGAGTTCCGCACTCCACATTTTATCTCCTTGGACATTCCGAATTCTACATTCCGCACTCCGAACTCCGCATTCCGCATTTGATTTTCACTTTCCATTCCGTCCCGCAAGAGACGTGGACAAAAAGTCTCCTTTCATATTTCTTCTCCTTGAATTTGATTCAATTTCTGTGCATGGATTCTTGGTACCAGGGCTCTCGTCAACGTCTCAAGCGGGATTTCGCTCCGCTCAACATTCCGCACACTTCGACAAGCTCAGTGCATCGCTCCGCAGTCCGCATTAAATATACTTTCTCATAATCGGTCTTGTTGGTGAATGGCGTGCAATTTCGTTGAATCCTGCTTTTCGAAATGCAGAAGCAATACCTGTCCAAGCGAAAACATCAGCAGTTTTTCCATTTATCGGTTCGATGGGATAACCTTCAAGAATTTTACCCCCGGATTTTCTTACATAATCAATCGTAGCTTTCAA
It includes:
- a CDS encoding helix-turn-helix domain-containing protein, yielding MNVSTLMKTSRMILLREIILFFPLFFLITSASFCQSQYENLLKKFQAAPVSEQKEIFEKIILGLFDSDTTISRGETERLLKVTKKMNDQYYYIRTFLFYAGFARSISQRNNYITGYKLASDFGDKMLMADAMSGLSNYYYQNMQYDSAAICILQARELYKENNTSEREAAVIHQIGNLFFSAELYDRAEIYFKEVMRIKGHPFQWFNWRKFVMTNNLGLIEKARKNYDKAIFYFDDALQELIASNKDAFNVSDTIRMVYSYVSLASLYILKRDYKNAEACLNRGFTLESRRLRPQNMTPLFFTKGEFHYYQSEFDSSLYYFKKAEETNELFGSIELAEKISGHTALAYSKKDDYRNAWKAEVIHKQIQDSLQSKKKLYAGLQFISDDLLNKNKNMLSEIEARQKFMLAAILLLAISALTIFIFYIRLKKVQRSLDGKNIELKEVQKEAENSAQPAEADENNKPEQSPELSNSAVSESELLKIKWFIAFLEEEMNLRHYYTEKDITLDILADRLNVNRSFLSKAINQTYNLHFNAYINNLRIKRAILMLSNPEEKKKYTLEGIAAKVGFHNRGTFNLAFKQYTGTTATASVRELQAKTTV